In Paenacidovorax monticola, the genomic window GCGGCGATCTTGCCGGCCAGCGCGCGGGCCGTGGGCAGCAGCTCGGCGGCAGGCACCACGCGGCTGACCAAGCCGCAGGCCAGGGCCTCGCGGGCGTCGATGGCCTCGCCCGTGAACGCCATCTCGGCGGCCTTGGCGCGGCCCACGGCGCGCGGCAGCAGCCAGGCGCCGCCGTCGCCGGGCACGATGCCCACGCGCACGAAGCTCTCGGCGAACGTGGCCGTCTCGCTCGCGATGCGGATGTCGCACATGCAGGCAAGGTCCAGCCCCGCGCCGATGGCCGGGCCGTTGACGGCGCAGATCACGGGCACGTCGAGCTGGCACAGCGCCTTGGGAATGCGCTGGATGCCCTGGCGGTACTCCTCGCGGATCAGGTCCGGCGTGAGCGCGTCGTCGAAGAAGCGCCGCATGTCCTTCACGTTGCCGCCCGAGCTGAAGATGGGGCCCGCGCCCGTGAGGATCACGGCCTTGACCGAGGCGTCGCGGCGGATCTCGTCGCAGACCTGCACGAACTCCTCCACGGCCGTGTTGCCCGTGAGCGCGTTGCGCGTCTCGGGCTGGTTCATGGTGAGGGTGAGAATGGCGCCGTCGCGCTCGATGTTCAGAAAGGGCATGGAGATTCCTTGGGGGGTTCTAGGCGGCAATATCGGTGGTGGCGCGGACCAGGTCCAGGGTACGGCCCGGGTGCGCATCGACCAGCGCGGCGCCGGCCACGCCATGCCAGTACGACTCGGAGCCCGCCGTCTGGCGCCAGGCGTGCAGGCGGCGCGTGGCGAGTTGCAGGTCGTACTCTTCGGTGAAGCCGATGGCGCCGTGGATGGCATGGCCCGCCTCGGCCACGGCCAGCGCGGCCTGGCTGCAGCGCGCCTTGGCCACGGCCACGCGCAGGCGGTCGGGCCAGAGGCCGTCCCCCGCGCAGCCCAGCCGCGCGGCCATGCGCGCGGCGAACACATGCTCGCTCATTACCGCCAGCTGGTGCTGGATGGCCTGGAACTTGCCAATGGGACGGCCGAACTGGTTGCGCTCGTTGGCGTACTGCAGCGTGCGCTGGAACACCTCCTGCAGCGCGCCCGCGAGCTGCGCGGCCGTGAGACAGGCCTGCAGCGTGCGCACATCCAGCCCCTGCGGCAGCGCGACGGCCACGCGCGGCGCGGCGGCCCAGTGCAGGTCCGCGTCGAGCACGAACGCCGCGCGCTCGGACCGCGCCTGCGCCACGGACAGCAGGCTCCAGCCCTGCGCGTGCTGCACGAGCACCGCATCGGCCACGGCCCCCAGCCGCACCGCCGGGCAGCGCAGGCTGCCGTCGTCCTCCAGGCGGCCCTCGGCCAGCGCGATGGAGCCCGTGGGGCGCTGCACGCCGGCCTGTGCCAGCAGCGCGCGCGCCACCATGGTTTCGGCCAGCGGCACGGGCAGCGCATGGGCGCCGCACAGCGCCCACACGCCGAACACCTGCGCGAGCGCCAGGCCCGCGCCGCCCGCCTCCTCGGGCACCAGCGCGTCAGCAAAGCCCGCGTCTTCCAGCTGGGTCCACAGCGCCCGGGGCGAGCCCCCGGCCTCGATGGCGCGCACCGCCTGCGGCGTGCACTCGCCCTGCAGCAGCTGGCGCGCGGCGTCGGCGAACAGATCGTTATCTTCTTGCATGTTGCTTCCCATCACCTCGGTCATTCATCGCACTGCGCGCACACCCGCCCGGTGGCCGCGGAGCAGGCCAAGCCAGCGGACGCCGTGGATCTGGCTTTGCCAGGCCACGGGCGTCGTCCCCCTTGAGGAGGAAGGCGCCAAAGGCGACTCAGGGGCGTTTCATCTCAAGCCCAGGCCGCGCGCGATCATTCCGCGCAGGATGTCGCGCGTGCCGCCGCGCAGCGAGTACGAGGGCGCGACCTCGGTCACATAGTTCAGCGTGCGCAGCAGCTCCGCCGGCACGTCGGCGGCATCGCGCGAGAACAGGTCGTCGGCGATGGCGGCCGGGATGAACTGCTCCAGCGTGGTACCCAGCTCCTTGACCAGGGCCGCCTCCACGATGGGGCTTTCGCCGCGCACGAGCTTGTCCTGCACCGCCACCGACATGGCGCGCAGCGGCGCGAGCTCGGTGAACACGCGGCCCGCGAGGCGCAGCGCGCTTTCGCTGCGGCCCTGGGGCGTGCGCACCCAGGCCAGCCATTCGTCGAACAGCACGATGCTGGAGAACAGCCGCTCGGGCCCGCTGCGCTCGAAGGCCAGCTCCGCCGTGACCTGCTCCCAGCCCTGGCCCTCCTGGCCGATCAGCGCATCGGGCGGCAGCTGCACGTTCTCGAAGAAGACCTCGCAGAAATGGCGGTCGCCCGAGAGGTCGGTGATGGGCCGCACGGTGACGCCGGGCAGCGACAGGTCCACGATCACCTGCGACAGGCCCTTGTGCCGGTCGGCCGCCTCGCCCGAGGTGCGCACCAGCGCGATCATGTAGTGGCAGTGGTGGGCGTTGGTGGTCCAGATCTTCTGGCCGTTGAGCACGAAGCCCTGGTCGTTGGGCACGGCGCGCGTCTTCACGCTGGCCAGGTCCGAGCCCGCGCCCGGCTCGCTCATGCCGATGCAGAAGAAGGCCTCGCCCCGGCAGACCCGGGGAAGGTAGAAGCGCTTTTGCGCCTCGGTGCCGTACTTCAGGATGAGCGGGGCGCTCTGGCGGTCCGCGATCCAGTGCGAGCCCACGGGCGCACCGCAGGCCAGGTACTCCTCGACGAGCACGTAGCGCGTGAAGGCGCTGCGGCCGCCGCCGCCGTACTCCCGGGGCAGGGTGACGCCGATCCAGCCCTTGGCTCCCAGCTGGCGGCTCAGCTCGGTGCTGTAGCCGCCCCAGGAGCGCGCGCGCACATGCGGCGGCAGGTCGCGGATGGCCTCGGCGAGGAAGGCGCGCACCTCGGCGCGCAGCGCCTCGTCCTCGGGCGGAATGCGGGTGGGGCCAGGGAATCCAACACGCTCATCCGAGCACTCCTTGTCGTTCCAGTTCATCGATGGCTTCGGGCGAAAGGCCCAGCCGGTCCCGCAGCACCTCCAGCGTGTGCTGGCCGAGCTGCGGCGGCGCCGCGCGGTACTGCACCGGGGTGGCGGACAGGCGCATGGGGCTGGCCACGAGCGGGATGCGCCCGGCCTGCGGGTGGTCCATGGCGATCTGCATGCCGCGCGCTTGCACCTGCGCGTCGGCGAACACGTCGGCCACGGTGTTGATGGGACCGCAGGGCACGGCGTGCTGCTCCAGCAGCGCGATCCATTCGCGCGTGCCGCGCTGTGCCGTCAGCTCGCGCAGCATCGCGATCAGCAGTTCGCGGTGCGCCAGGCGCGCGGCGTTGGTGGCGAAGCGCTCGTCCGTGGCCCATGCGGGGCGGCCCGCCGCGTGGCAAAAGCGTGCGAACTGCCCGTCGTTGCCGATGGCCAGGATCATGTGGCCGTCGGCCGTGGGAAAGTCCTGGTACGGCACGGTGTTGGGGTGGGCATTGCCCATGCGCCGGGGGGCTGGCCGCCGTACAGGTAGCTCATGCCCTGGTTGGCGAGGCAGGCCACCTGCACGTCGAGCAGCGCCAAGTCGATGTGCTGGCCCCGGCCCGTGCGCTCGCGCGCCTGCAGCGCCGCGAGGATGGCCGTGCTCGCGTACAGCCCGGTGAGGATGTCGGTGAGCGCCACGCCCACCTTGGCCGGGCCCCCGCCGGGTGCGCCGTCGGGCTGGCCCGTGATGCTCATGAGCCCGCCCATGCCCTGGATCAGGAAGTCGTAGCCCGCGCGGTGCGCGTAGGGCCGGTCTGGCCGAAGCCTGTGATCGAGCAGTACACGAGGCGCGGGTTCAGCGCCGAGAGGCTCTCGTAGTCGAGTCCATAGGCCGCAAGCCCGCCGGTCTTGAAGTTCTCGATCAGCACGTCGCTCTGCGCCGCGAGCGCGCGCACCACGGCTTGGCCCGTGGGCCGCGTGAAGTCGATGGTGACCGAATGCTTGTTGCGGTTGGCGCACAGGTAGTAGGCCGACTCGCCCGTGGGCTGGCCCTGTGCGTCGGTGACGAACGGGGGGCCCCAGGCGCGCGTGTCGTCGCCCGCGCCGGGGCGCTCGACCTTGACGACCTCGGCCCCGAGGTCGCCCAGGGTCTGGCCGGCCCAGGGGCCCGCGAGCACGCGCGAGAGGTCGAGCACCTTCACGCCGCTCAGGGCGCCGGCGGGCAAAGCGGTGCCCAGGCTCATTGCAGCGGCACCTTGGCCTGGGCCACGATGCGCTTCCACAGCGCGATCTCGTTCTTCTGGAACTCGCGCATCTGCGCGGGACCGCCCGTCATGGGCGTGGCGCCCAGGCGCTCGTAGAAGGCGCGCGTCTCGTCCATCCGGGAGATGGCGGTGAACAGCTCGGCCAGCTTCGCGGCCTCGGCCGCGGGCGTCTTGGCGCTCACCATGGCGCCCACCCAGGTGTAGGCCTCGAAGCCGGGCAGGCCGGCCTCGCTGGCCGTGGGCACCTCGGGCGCCGTGGCCACGCGCTTGTCGGCGGCCACGGCCAGGATCTTCACGCGCCCGCCCTTGGCCAGTTCCTGTACGGCCGTGACCTCGGCAAAGGCGTAGTCCACCGTGCCGCCGGCCACGGCCGTGGTGGTCTCGCCCGCGCCCTTGAAGGGCACGTGCACGGTCTGGATCTGGGCCATGTCGTTGAGCAACTCGCCCATGAGCTGGTAGCCCGCCGAGCCCGCACCGAAGTTCACCTGGCCGGGATGGGCCTTGGCATGGGCCAGCAGGCCCTTGAGGTCGCCA contains:
- a CDS encoding crotonase/enoyl-CoA hydratase family protein translates to MPFLNIERDGAILTLTMNQPETRNALTGNTAVEEFVQVCDEIRRDASVKAVILTGAGPIFSSGGNVKDMRRFFDDALTPDLIREEYRQGIQRIPKALCQLDVPVICAVNGPAIGAGLDLACMCDIRIASETATFAESFVRVGIVPGDGGAWLLPRAVGRAKAAEMAFTGEAIDAREALACGLVSRVVPAAELLPTARALAGKIAANPGAVMRMTKRLLREGEHATLESLLELSAGYQAIAHKTADHREAVTAFIEKRAPRFQ
- a CDS encoding acyl-CoA dehydrogenase family protein, with protein sequence MQEDNDLFADAARQLLQGECTPQAVRAIEAGGSPRALWTQLEDAGFADALVPEEAGGAGLALAQVFGVWALCGAHALPVPLAETMVARALLAQAGVQRPTGSIALAEGRLEDDGSLRCPAVRLGAVADAVLVQHAQGWSLLSVAQARSERAAFVLDADLHWAAAPRVAVALPQGLDVRTLQACLTAAQLAGALQEVFQRTLQYANERNQFGRPIGKFQAIQHQLAVMSEHVFAARMAARLGCAGDGLWPDRLRVAVAKARCSQAALAVAEAGHAIHGAIGFTEEYDLQLATRRLHAWRQTAGSESYWHGVAGAALVDAHPGRTLDLVRATTDIAA